A window of the Lactuca sativa cultivar Salinas chromosome 7, Lsat_Salinas_v11, whole genome shotgun sequence genome harbors these coding sequences:
- the LOC111888561 gene encoding E3 ubiquitin-protein ligase AIP2 produces MEREDELKQKLQDLQKQLGKKQMFEESVSSIRSLLHQFYPSASPSLRKSFFTVISRVATILKTRYTSPGFWNAGLGLFLEAEQMVSESSEKQHLKTCIVRAREQLSEIDNLPDESAQNRRHQGYLFEGHLTVDQEPPQPQWLVQSNLMTALAATMSQAETSENNTSDGPTNLPRELMDRLQELMPNISPDSNDLPQEIIDQLVAMFPEGDSAARAPPASKEVVAKLPVIVITNEILTKLGAEAECAICKENLVVNDSMQEMPCKHTFHPPCLKPWLDEHNSCPICRHELRTDDHEYESRKEREKEAEEERKGAANAVRGGEYMYV; encoded by the exons ATGGAACGTGAGGATGAGTTGAAGCAGAAATTGCAAGATTTACAGAAGCAACTAGGGAAAAAGCAAATGTTCGAAGAGTCTGTCTCTTCAATTAGATCTCTGCTCCATCAATTTTACCCTTCCGCTTCCCCTTCTCTTCGTAAATCG TTTTTCACAGTCATATCTCGTGTTGCAACCATATTAAAGACAAGATACACCTCACCCGGATTTTGGAATGCTGGATTAGGGCTCTTTCTAGAAGCTGAACAAATGGTGTCTGAATCTTCTGAAAAGCAACATCTGAAGACTTGCATAGTTAGAGCTCGAGAACAGTTGAGTGAAATAGATAATCTGCCTGACGAATCTGCACAAAACAGAAGACATCAAG GGTATTTGTTTGAAGGACATTTAACTGTGGACCAAGAGCCTCCACAGCCTCAGTGGTTGGTTCAATCAAATCTGATGACAGCCCTTGCTGCTACAATGTCTCAAGCTGAAACATCTGAAAACAACACGTCAGATGGGCCCACCAATCTCCCACGAGAGCTCATGGATAGACTTCAAGAGCTTATGCCCAACATATCACCCGATTCCAATGATTTGCCTCAAGAAATTATCGACCAGCTTGTGGCAATG TTTCCAGAAGGGGATTCAGCAGCGAGAGCACCACCAGCAAGTAAAGAAGTGGTTGCAAAGCTTCCGGTTATTGTTATTACAAATGAGATCTTAACCAAGTTAGGAGCAGAAGCCGAATGTGCGATTTGTAAAGAGAATTTGGTGGTAAACGACAGTATGCAAGAGATGCCATGCAAACACACGTTTCATCCTCCTTGCCTCAAGCCATGGCTg GATGAGCATAATTCGTGCCCGATTTGTCGACATGAATTACGGACAGACGATCATGAGTATGAAAGTAGGAAGGAGAGAGAAAAGGAGGCTGAAGAAGAGAGGAAAGGAGCTGCAAATGCAGTTAGAGGAGGtgaatatatgtatgtataa
- the LOC111888552 gene encoding ethanolamine-phosphate cytidylyltransferase, protein MEFESNTTNWDGVYYYPHLFGGIMLTAALLGLSTSYFGGMMGFPTLPYMLSYLRNLQKKKGGKKRIRVYMDGCFDLMHYGHANALRQAKALGDELVVGLVSDEEIIKNKGPPVLSMEERLALVSGLKWVDEVIANAPYEITEEFMNRLFNEHKIDYIIHGDDPCLLPDGSDAYALAKKVGRYKQIKRTEGVSSTDIVGRILASIEEKKGTQVSNESLENGEHNEMNKSVESLLKCKNASSFLPTSRRIVQFSNGKGPGPNARVVYIDGAFDLFHAGHVEILKSARQLGDFLLVGIYTDQIVSEQRGTHFPLMHLHERSLSVLACRYVDEVIIGAPWEITKDMITTFNISLVVHGTVCEGKSSINGKLDDPYSVPKSIGIFKMLESPKNITTTSVAQRIKANHEIYEKRNAKKEASEKKFYEERKYISGD, encoded by the exons ATGGAATTCGAGAGTAATACCACAAATTGGGATGGGGTTTACTACTACCCACATCTATTTGGTGGCATTATGCTAACAGCTGCATTGCTTGGTTTATCAACAAGTTATTTTGGTGGCATGATGGGGTTTCCTACTTTGCCTTATATGCTATCTTACTTGAGAAACCTTCAAAAGAAAAAAGGTGGAAAGAAacggattagggtttacatggatggtTGTTTTGATCTTATGCATTATGGACATGCTAATGCTTTAAGACAAGCTAAAGCTTTGGGTGATGAATTGGTGGTTGGACTTGTAAGTGATGAGGAAATCATCAAGAACAAGGGCCCACCCGTTTTATCTATGGAAGAGAG GTTGGCTCTTGTTAGTGGATTAAAGTGGGTGGATGAAGTGATTGCTAATGCACCATATGAAATTACCGAAGAGTTTATGAATCGACTTTTTAATGAGCATAAGATTGATTACATCATACATGGTGATGATCCTTGCTTGCTTCCTGATGGAAGTGACGCATATGCCCTTGCAAAAAAAGTTGGTAGATACAAGCAGATAAAACGTACGGAGGGCGTTTCTAGTACAGATATTGTAG GAAGAATATTGGCTTCTATAGAGGAGAAGAAAGGGACTCAAGTTTCTAATGAATCATTGGAGAATGGGGAACATAATGAGATGAATAAAAGTGTGGAGAGTTTATTAAAATGTAAAAATGCTTCAAGTTTTCTTCCTACTTCAAGAAGAATTGTGCAATTTTCTAATGGAAag GGTCCTGGACCAAATGCTCGTGTGGTGTATATTGATGGAGCATTTGATCTTTTTCATGCTGGACATGTTGAG ATTTTGAAGAGTGCTCGACAACTTGGAGACTTTTTGCTTGTGGGTATTTATACCGATCAAATTGTGAG TGAACAAAGAGGAACACATTTCCCACTTATGCATTTGCATGAAAGGAGTCTTAGTGTTTTAGCATGTCGATATGTTGATGAGGTCATCATTGGTGCTCCATGGGAGATTACAAAGGACATG ATTACAACTTTCAATATCTCATTAGTTGTGCATGGAACAGTTTGTGAGGGCAAGTCTTCTATTAAt GGCAAGTTAGATGATCCTTATTCGGTTCCCAAAAGTATAGGCATCTTCAAAATGCTTGAGAGTCCAAAAAATATCACCACAACTTCTGTGGCTCAAAGAATAAAGGCCAATCATGAGATCTATGAG